In a genomic window of Lathamus discolor isolate bLatDis1 chromosome 4, bLatDis1.hap1, whole genome shotgun sequence:
- the TASL gene encoding TLR adapter interacting with SLC15A4 on the lysosome, whose translation MLSEGYLYRIAYLCEDLNRELYGKSSAEEVVYEMRSINYSSTDEAQGKSLLQRCRYAGKCISSVCSRGSKHSRRQKDNLQPTHHPAATEQPSPSMHVCEGLTKKDTYLVPPSCKSICKNYNDLHIAGDYVVPISSVTTDFTCDSGIGPFLESSEIPPPMESMRVPTTSDTIRKPAQGYSSCWRLASLVPHQQPLSDSALNNYLEQKLVELYKQYIMDSTANRASPTHILASELIMTNVDQISMQISRERNMETTKAKDIVISRFLQIASGKISSEISTPSLHISQ comes from the coding sequence ATGTTGTCAGAAGGTTACCTTTACAGAATTGCCTACCTTTGTGAAGACCTGAACCGGGAGCTCTATGGCAAGAGTTCGGCTGAGGAAGTGGTGTATGAAATGAGGTCCATTAATTATTCTTCCACAGATGAAGCACAAGGAAAAAGCCTCCTTCAGAGATGCAGATATGCTGGCAAGTGCATTTCCTCTGTCTGCTCTCGAGGTAGCAAGCATAGCAGGAGGCAGAAGGATAATCTACAGCCTACACATCATCCCgcagccacagagcagccaTCTCCATCTATGCATGTCTGTGAGGGGCTTACAAAAAAAGACACCTACCTGGTTCCACCTTCCTGCAAAAGCATTTGTAAGAACTACAATGATTTGCATATAGCTGGGGACTATGTGGTACCAATTAGCTCAGTGACAACAGATTTTACCTGTGACAGTGGCATCGGCCCCTTCTTGGAGTCCTCAGAGATTCCTCCCCCTATGGAGTCCATGAGGGTCCCCACCACCAGCGACACCATTCGCAAGCCGGCCCAAGGATACTCCTCGTGCTGGAGGCTGGCGAGCTTAGTGCCCCACCAGCAGCCCCTCTCTGACTCAGCCCTGAACAACTACCTCGAACAGAAGCTGGTGGAACTCTATAAGCAGTACATCATGGATAGCACAGCAAACAGGGCATCCCCCACTCACATCCTGGCCTCGGAACTTATCATGACTAATGTAGATCAAATCAGCATGCAGATATCACGGGAGAGGAATATGGAGACCACCAAGGCCAAGGACATTGTCATTAGCCGCTTCTTACAAATAGCCAGtggaaaaatatcttcagaaatTAGCACGCCTAGTCTGCATATTTCCCAGTAA